The following are encoded in a window of Deinococcus sedimenti genomic DNA:
- the pgm gene encoding phosphoglucomutase (alpha-D-glucose-1,6-bisphosphate-dependent), translating into MTLSPLAGKRAPQSLLTNIPRLVAHYYETRPDVHDPLQRVAFGTSGHRGTSINGSFNESHILAVTQAVAEHRAAAGIRGPLFMGLDTHALSEPAWMTALQVLVANGVQVRAQAGAFTPTPLISHAILEHNRPGREGRPDHDWADGIVITPSHNPPQDGGFKYNPPSGGPADTDVTGAVQARANAILENELRDVQRVSLEDALAGLTDFDFITPYVSQLGTVVNLDAIRQSGVRIGVDPLGGSSLPVWQAIQAQHGLNLTIVNEDIDPRFAFMSVDRDGKIRMDCSSPYAMAGLLALKDDFDVAIGNDPDADRHGIVTRAGLMNPNHYLAVMIEYLFSHRPGWRADAAIGKTLVSSALIDRVGAGIGRRVVEVPVGFKYFVEGLLDGSFGFGGEESAGASFLRLDGSPWSTDKDGLIPGLLAAEMTAVTGKTPSERFADLTARYGETAYDRQDAPADAAQKKILSSLSPEQVTATTLGGDPITAKLTRAPGNGAGIGGLKVTTDQAWFAARPSGTEDVYKIYAESFRGEGHLRQVMTEARDVVSAALAGH; encoded by the coding sequence ATGACCCTCAGCCCCCTGGCCGGTAAACGCGCGCCGCAGAGCCTGCTGACGAACATCCCCCGACTGGTCGCCCACTACTACGAGACCCGCCCCGACGTGCACGATCCCCTCCAGCGCGTCGCCTTCGGCACCAGCGGGCACCGCGGCACCAGCATCAACGGCAGTTTCAACGAGTCGCACATCCTGGCGGTCACGCAGGCCGTCGCCGAGCACCGCGCCGCCGCCGGGATCCGGGGGCCTCTGTTCATGGGCCTGGACACCCACGCGCTGTCCGAACCCGCCTGGATGACCGCGCTGCAGGTCCTCGTCGCCAACGGCGTGCAGGTGCGCGCGCAGGCAGGCGCGTTCACACCCACCCCGCTGATCAGCCACGCGATCCTCGAACACAACCGCCCCGGGCGCGAGGGCAGACCCGACCACGACTGGGCCGACGGAATCGTCATCACGCCCAGCCACAACCCCCCGCAGGACGGCGGGTTCAAGTATAACCCCCCCTCCGGCGGTCCGGCCGACACCGACGTGACCGGCGCCGTGCAGGCCCGCGCGAACGCCATCCTGGAGAACGAACTGCGCGACGTGCAGCGCGTCTCGCTCGAGGACGCCCTGGCGGGCCTGACGGACTTCGACTTCATCACGCCCTACGTCTCGCAACTTGGGACGGTCGTGAACCTGGATGCCATCCGCCAGAGCGGCGTGCGGATCGGTGTGGACCCGCTGGGCGGCAGCAGTCTCCCGGTGTGGCAGGCCATCCAGGCGCAGCACGGCCTGAACCTGACCATCGTGAACGAGGACATCGACCCGCGCTTCGCGTTCATGAGCGTCGACCGCGACGGGAAGATCCGCATGGACTGCTCCAGCCCGTACGCCATGGCGGGCCTGCTGGCCCTGAAGGACGACTTCGACGTGGCGATCGGCAACGACCCGGACGCCGACCGGCACGGCATCGTGACCCGCGCGGGCCTGATGAACCCCAACCACTACCTGGCCGTGATGATCGAGTACCTGTTCAGCCACCGCCCCGGCTGGCGCGCGGACGCCGCGATCGGCAAGACGCTGGTCAGCAGCGCCCTGATCGACCGGGTGGGCGCCGGGATCGGGCGGCGTGTCGTGGAGGTCCCGGTCGGCTTCAAGTACTTCGTCGAGGGCCTGCTGGACGGCTCCTTCGGCTTCGGGGGAGAGGAGAGCGCCGGGGCGAGCTTCCTGCGCCTCGACGGCTCTCCCTGGAGCACCGACAAGGACGGCCTGATCCCCGGGCTGCTCGCCGCCGAGATGACCGCCGTGACCGGCAAGACGCCCAGCGAACGTTTCGCGGACCTCACCGCTCGCTACGGCGAGACCGCCTACGACCGCCAGGACGCCCCCGCCGACGCCGCGCAGAAGAAGATCCTCTCCAGCCTCAGCCCCGAGCAGGTCACCGCGACCACGCTGGGCGGCGACCCCATCACCGCGAAACTCACCCGCGCGCCCGGGAACGGCGCAGGCATCGGCGGGCTGAAGGTCACCACCGATCAGGCGTGGTTCGCCGCGCGCCCCAGCGGCACCGAGGACGTATACAAGATCTACGCCGAGAGCTTCCGCGGCGAAGGGCACCTGAGGCAGGTCATGACCGAGGCCCGCGACGTCGTGAGTGCCGCCCTCGCGGGCCACTGA
- the glpX gene encoding class II fructose-bisphosphatase, with amino-acid sequence MTVKRKQGAENRVDTNHFEHALVLETARVTEGAALAASRWMGMGDKNAVDGAGTEAMRELLNSLDIRGTVVIGEGEMDEAPMLYIGEKVGQGQYEVDIAVDPVEGTSVTAKGLPNGLAVIALSERGGLMHAPDCYMDKLVVPPPAAGKVNLDWPVEANLNVLAQSLERDVDDLMITILDRERHADLIRRVRAAGARVKLIGDGDVVASLQVGVRGTGVHALMGSGGAPEGVLSAAAMKCLGAEIQGRFIAEDDAMRERFKAMGVDENRVYKTNDLAPGKQMVFSATGITYGELLSGVRRFGGGARTHTLVMGYATRVVRFIDTVHLEDDGARVTIRV; translated from the coding sequence ATGACGGTCAAGCGGAAACAAGGCGCGGAAAACCGCGTGGACACCAACCACTTCGAGCACGCCCTGGTCCTGGAAACGGCGCGGGTGACCGAGGGCGCCGCCCTGGCCGCCAGCCGCTGGATGGGCATGGGCGACAAGAACGCTGTGGACGGCGCGGGCACCGAGGCCATGCGCGAACTGCTGAACAGCCTGGATATCCGCGGGACGGTCGTGATCGGCGAGGGCGAGATGGACGAGGCCCCCATGCTGTACATCGGCGAGAAGGTCGGGCAGGGTCAGTACGAGGTGGACATCGCCGTGGACCCGGTCGAGGGCACCAGCGTGACCGCCAAGGGCCTCCCGAACGGACTGGCCGTGATCGCCCTGTCCGAGCGGGGCGGCCTGATGCACGCGCCGGACTGCTACATGGACAAGCTGGTCGTGCCGCCCCCCGCCGCCGGGAAGGTGAACCTGGACTGGCCGGTCGAGGCGAACCTGAACGTCCTGGCGCAGAGCCTGGAACGCGACGTGGACGACCTGATGATCACCATCCTGGACCGTGAGCGGCACGCGGACCTGATCCGCCGCGTGCGGGCCGCCGGGGCGCGCGTGAAACTGATCGGGGACGGCGACGTGGTCGCCAGCCTGCAGGTCGGCGTGCGCGGAACGGGCGTGCACGCGCTGATGGGCTCGGGTGGCGCGCCCGAGGGGGTGCTGTCGGCGGCGGCCATGAAGTGCCTGGGCGCGGAGATCCAGGGCCGCTTCATCGCGGAGGACGACGCCATGCGCGAGCGGTTCAAGGCGATGGGCGTGGACGAGAACAGGGTGTACAAGACCAACGATCTGGCCCCTGGGAAGCAGATGGTGTTCAGCGCGACCGGCATCACGTACGGCGAACTGCTCAGCGGCGTGCGTCGCTTCGGCGGCGGGGCACGCACCCACACGCTGGTGATGGGCTACGCGACGCGCGTGGTGCGCTTCATCGACACGGTGCACCTGGAGGACGACGGGGCGCGCGTGACCATCCGCGTCTGA